In one Lepisosteus oculatus isolate fLepOcu1 chromosome 26, fLepOcu1.hap2, whole genome shotgun sequence genomic region, the following are encoded:
- the nos2b gene encoding nitric oxide synthase 2b, inducible, with translation MLLSWNYFQKLKNFKNSSRSIDLNNNNSFDAGAKYSKHFEDDLQKIEEEKKAQIVPEIQVEKVNNVMPAPSQMPPRSCAQNPARSRCPFFIKVKNIEDSSSLQDTLHHRSAKHLPCKPSVCQGSIMNPKCLSRGPRDKPVPADEILVQAIEFVNQYYQSFKQPRTEDHLARVEAVTMEIEKTGTYQLTFDELAFAAKQAWRNAPRCIGRIQWANLQVFDARQCTTTKEMFEFLCNHLKYATNEGNLRSAITVFPQRSDGQHDFRVWNGQLVKYAGYQMPDGTVLGDPTSLEFTELCVQLGWKPRYGRFDVLPLVLQANGEDPELFEIPPELILEVPMEHPQYEWFKELDLKWYAMPAVSNMLLEVGGLEFTACPFNGWYMGTEIGVRDFCDASRYNILEDVGRRMGLETHRLSSLWKDQALVAINVAVIHSFQKHNVTIMDHHSAAESFMKHMHNEFRLRGGCPADWVWLVPPMSGSLTPVFHQEMVSYILSPFYYYQPDPMTVHVWKDEQKRPKKRKIYFRDLARAVFFTSSLMRKVMAARVKATVLYATETGKSETFAKKLNTMLNCAFNSRVLCMEDYDFTDLEKETFLVIVTSTFGNGDSPGNGETFKKSLFALKRLKNKLRYCVFGLGSRMYPQFCAFAHAVDKKLADLGAQRLTLTGEGDEMGGQEEAFSSWAGVAFKDACETFDIRGQLNIQLPGSDRLSNTWDPKRYRLANESQTLDLINALSKIHSKDVFAMKLKKRHNLQSLHSSRSTILVELVRHGTQDLRYLPGEHIGVLPGNCAQLVSGVSEHLNDAPPSNQTLRLEVCPSTSKGGAADWETDTRFPACTLSQALTYFLDITAPPSQSLLRKLAQLAAEDSHRERLLTLAQDTKEYNTWKTFNSPTFLEVLEEFPSLQLPTTFLLSQLPLLKPRFYSVSSSVDRHPGEIHLTVAVVRYNTRDGQGPLHHGVCSTWLDTIKEGDVVPCFIRSANGFHLPEDPTAPAILVGPGTGIAPFRSFWQQRLHDLETRGVRAAPMTLVFGCRQSNTDHLYRKETLELKRRGILKDAITAYSRHPGQPKVYVQDVLRDRLSEEVVRVLHQQQGHIYICGDVRMARDVEETLAKILAHKLGMSLEQAANYLSQLKTEKRYHEDIFGAVFQK, from the exons ATGCTGCTTTCTTggaattattttcaaaaactcAAGAACTTCAAAAACTCTTCTCGGAGTATCGacttgaacaacaacaacagctttGATGCTGGGGCTAAATATTCTAA GCATTTCGAAGATGACCTTCAAAAGATCGAAGAAGAGAAAAAGGCGCAAATTGTCCCGGAAATTCAGGTAGAAAAGGTAAATAATGTAATGCCCGCACCTTCCCAGATGCCCCCTCGGAGCTGCGCTCAGAACCCGGCTCGTTCCCGGTGTCCGTTCTTCATCAAAGTCAAGAACATCGAGGACAGCTCCAGTCTGCAGGACACTCTGCACCACAGATCCGCGAAg CACCTTCCCTGCAAACCCAGCGTCTGTCAGGGGTCCATCATGAACCCCAAGTGCCTGTCTCGCGGGCCGCGAGACAAGCCGGTGCCAGCAGACGAAATTCTGGTCCAGGCTATTGAATTCGTGAACCAGTACTATCAGTCTTTTAAACA GCCAAGGACGGAGGACCACCTGGCTCGCGTGGAAGCGGTCACCATGGAGATTGAGAAAACCGGCACCTACCAGCTGACCTTCGACGAGCTCGCGTTTGCGGCGAAGCAGGCGTGGCGGAACGCGCCCAGGTGCATCGGCAGGATCCAGTGGGCCAACCTGCAG GTCTTCGATGCCCGGCAGTGCACTACCACCAAGGAGATGTTTGAGTTCCTGTGTAATCACCTGAAGTACGCCACTAACGAGGGAAACCTGAG GTCCGCGATCACGGTCTTCCCGCAGAGGAGCGACGGGCAGCATGACTTCCGGGTGTGGAACGGCCAGCTGGTGAAGTACGCGGGGTACCAGATGCCCGACGGCACAGTCCTGGGGGACCCCACCAGCCTGGAGTTCACAGAG CTGTGTGTTCAGCTGGGATGGAAGCCCCGATACGGCCGTTTCGACGTGCTGCCCCTGGTGCTGCAGGCTAACGGCGAGGACCCCGAACTCTTTGAGATCCCCCCGGAGCTCATTCTGGAGGTCCCAATGGAGCATCCACA GTACGAGTGGTTCAAAGAGTTGGACCTCAAGTGGTACGCTATGCCAGCTGTCTCAAACATGCTTCTGGAAGTGGGGGGCCTGGAGTTCACCGCCTGCCCCTTCAACGGCTGGTACATGGGCACCGAGATCGGCGTGAGGGACTTCTGTGATGCCAGCCGCTACAATATCCTGGAG GATGTGGGCAGGAGGATGGGACTGGAGACGCACAGGCTCTCCTCCCTGTGGAAGGACCAGGCTCTGGTTGCCATCAACGTCGCTGTCATTCACAGCTTCCAG AAGCACAACGTGACGATAATGGACCACCACTCGGCCGCCGAGTCCTTCATGAAGCACATGCACAACGAGTTCCGCCTGCGGGGGGGCTGTCCTGCGGACTGGGTGTGGCTGGTGCCCCCCATGTCCGGCAGCCTCACGCCAGTCTTCCACCAGGAGATGGTCAGCTACATCCTGAGCCCCTTCTACTACTACCAG CCGGATCCCATGACGGTCCATGTCTGGAAGgatgaacagaaaagaccaaagAAGAGGAAGATCTATTTCCGGGACCTAGCCAG AGCCGtcttcttcacctcctcccTGATGCGCAAGGTCATGGCGGCCAGGGTGAAGGCCACCGTCCTGTACGCCACCGAGACGGGCAAATCCGAGACCTTCGCCAAGAAACTCAACACCATGCTGAACTGCGCCTTTAACTCCAGG GTGCTGTGCATGGAGGACTACGATTTCACTGACCTGGAGAAGGAGACCTTCCTGGTCATTGTCACAAGCACGTTTGGAAATGGAGATTCTCCGGGGAAtggagag ACTTTCAAGAAATCATTGTTCGCCCTGAAGcgtctgaaaaacaagttgag GTACTGTGTGTTTGGCCTGGGCTCGCGGATGTACCCCCAGTTCTGCGCGTTTGCCCACGCCGTGGACAAGAAGCTGGCAGACCTGGGGGCGCAGCGGCTGACCCTCACTGGAGAGGGGGATGAAATGGGCGGTCAGGAGGAGGCCTTCTCCAGCTGGGCTGGCGTAGCTTTCAAG GATGCCTGTGAGACGTTTGATATCCGTGGCCAGCTGAACATCCAGCTCCCTGGCAGTGACCGGCTGAGCAACACTTGGGACCCCAAGAGGTACCGTCTGGCAAACGAGAGCCAGACGCTGGACCTCATTAATG CGCTTTCTAAGATCCACTCGAAGGACGTTTTTGCCATGAAACTGAAAAAGAGACACAATCTTCAGAGTCTGCACTCAAG CCGTTCCACTATCCTGGTGGAGCTGGTCAGGCATGGGACACAAGATCTGCGCTACCTCCCCGGAGAGCACATCGGGGTGCTCCCAGGAAACTGCGCCCAGCTGGTCAGCGGCGTCAGCGAGCACCTCAACGACGCGCCACCGTCCAACCAGACCCTGCGCCTGGAGGTGTGTCCCAGCACCAGCAAGG GGGGCGCCGCAGACTGGGAGACAGACACCCGTTTCCCAGCATGCACCCTGTCCCAGGCCCTGACCTACTTCCTGGACATCACCGCCCCGCCCTCCCAGAGCCTCCTCCGCAAACTGGCCCAGCTGGCCGCAGAAGACAGCCACAGGGAGCGGCTGCTCACTCTGGCACAG gacaccaagGAGTACAACACCTGGAAAACATTCAACAGCCCCACCTTCCTGGAGGTCCTGGAAGAGTTCCCCTCCCTGCAGCTCCCGACCACCTTCCTCCTGAGCCAGCTGCCCCTGCTGAAGCCCCGCTTCTACTCTGTCAGCTCCTCCGTGGATCGCCACCCTGGGGAGATCCATCTCACGGTGGCTGTTGTCCGCTACAATACCAGAG ATGGACAGGGGCCTCTGCACCACGGCGTCTGCAGCACCTGGCTCGACACCATCAAGGAGGGAGACGTGGTGCCCTGCTTCATCCGCAG TGCTAATGGCTTCCATCTCCCTGAGGACCCCACCGCTCCAGCTATTCTGGTCGGACCCGGGACCGGCATCGCGCCCTTCCGGAGCTTCTGGCAGCAGCGGCTGCATGACCTGGAGACCAGAG GGGTCCGAGCGGCGCCCATGACCCTGGTGTTCGGCTGCCGCCAGTCCAACACGGACCACCTGTACCGGAAGGAGACCCTGGAGCTCAAGCGCAGGGGGATCCTTAAGGACGCCATCACTGCTTATTCCCGGCACCCTGGGCAGCCCAAG GTGTATGTCCAGGACGTGCTGCGGGACAGGTTGTCCGAAGAGGTGGTCAGAGTCCTGCATCAGCAGCAGGGGCACATCTACATCTGCGGAGACGTGAGGATGGCGCGGGACGTGGAGGAGACTCTCGCGAAGATCCTTGCCCACAAGCTGGGCATGAGTCTGGAGCAGGCTGCCAACTATCTTTCCCAGCTCAAG ACCGAGAAGAGGTATCATGAAGATATATTCGGAGCAGTGTTTCAGAAATGA
- the lyrm9 gene encoding LYR motif-containing protein 9: MSPLAGAEMVRTPVRLYRYLLRCCKVLPSAAAQKHYRHAVRQSFASHADEDDPERIQQIIRRAIVDADWVMDKYKK; the protein is encoded by the exons ATGAGTCCTTTGGCCGGCGCTGAGATGGTGCGGACCCCGGTACGGCTGTATCGCTACCTGCTCAGGTGTTGCAAAGTCCTGCCCTCCGCGGCCGCGCAGAAACACTACAGACATGCCGTGAGACAG AGCTTCGCCTCTCATGCAGATGAAGATGATCCCGAGAGGATCCAGCAGATCATCCGACGGGCGATCGTGGACGCCGACTGGGTTATGGACAAA TACAAGAAGTAA